acgggtcagcgctgctccttcgcctgACACTGCCACCGATGCTTCATCTGTCACAATTGTTGGCTCTAACGATGCTTCATCTGCCATAGATATTAAGATCGGCTCCATGTTTGTGTTCATCCAGCACTAATAAGATCACTTGATCTTGATGTTGGCTGCATTAAAATTGGTGGCGATGGAGGAGACGAGTATGCTGCCGGAGAAGAGGAGGATGCGGACAATCCGATGGGCGGAGGGCGGAGGTGACGGTTCTACGGCAATGCGATCGGCCGCGGCGACGGCGTCGAAGTGATCGGCAGCGGCGATGGTTCCGCGGCCAAGCGATCTGCAGCTCCGACGGTTTCCGCGTCGGTAGGGTTTCTATGTTTCGGTTGGTTGTGAGCCGAATCGTATGAGCCGTCGAACATGGAGCCGAAACGAGCTTGGGAGGCGAACGTCAGGATCAGCTCCTGCATCTGGGCATTTTCGTTGGGCCCACTCACCAAGTTGTGAGGGGCTGCAAACACGCGGCTTTGCATCCCGGCTGCACAGCATTTTTTTCCAAACTCCCTTTTTATTGTTTGCGTCTATACATTTTCTGTAACGTTTTGCAGATATTTATGAAGATATAAGTGATAATGTATGAACTTTTGACAATTTTCGAAGCGTACAAACAATGTCAATGGGTAGAGAAAGAGACGAGGCAGAAGCTCTTGCTCCCCCATGGTCACGCCACTTCGAAGCAAGCCTGCTCGAGCGCTCGTCAATGAACCGGCATTACCGGGAGGTGGGAAGGACGACGCCTCCTCCACGGTGACCGAGCATAGAAGAGGAGGCGAACCCTCGCCCgtgtcttcaacctccagcgGCTAAAAATAAACGGGGCTAAATTATAGGGACCTCCATCAACATCGCCGAGCCCCGGACGCATGTACGACACGACTCCAATGGCTATTTATGACACCTCCCCTTCTCTCTCGTCCCCTCCTTAGCGCGCGCCGGCACCGCCATTTCCGAGGAAGTTTCGCAAGAGGGAGCGCGATAGAGAAGGAGCGTGGTTACATAGAGAAGACGCGCGTCGAATCAGAGGTTTGATCTTCGCgaggaagaaaggaagagagagagagcagaagGTCCGGTCGACGGCGGCCGGTGGAGGAGCCGCGCTGCCCGGTCGCATGCGAGGAGGATGCGGGTGCTGGAGGAGGACCTGTACCCGTCGACGCCGGGGAAGGTGAAGGTGGAGCGGGCGGGGTCGATGAGCCGGCACATCCACCGCTGCTTCGCGTCCACGGGGACCATGTTCCTGTGGGCGCTCTTCCTGGTGGCCATGACGGCCACGTACCTCAGCGTCCACTCCTTCGTCGACACCTCGTCGCGCTACTTCACCGCCTCGTGGGGCGGCCTGCACTGGGAACGGCAGATCTGGGCGTCGGcgtcgccgcggcggccgccggggtCCGCCGAGGGCGCCGGGCTGTCCGTGCTGGTGACGGGCGCGGCCGGGTTTGTGGGCACGCACTGCGCGCTGGCCCTGCGCAAGCGCGGCGACGGCGTCGTCGGCATCGACAACTTCAACTCCTACTACGACCCGTCGCTCAAGAAGGCCCGCCGCGTGCTGCTGGGCTCCCACGGCGTGTTCGTCGTGGAGGGCGACATCAACGACGGCCGCCTCCTGGCGAAGCTCTTCGACGTCGTGCCCTTCACCCACGTGCTCCACCTCGCCGCGCAGGCCGGGGTGCGCTACGCCATGGAGAACCCAGCCTCGTACGTGCACTCCAACATCGCGGGGCTCGTCTCGCTCCTCGAGGCCTGCAAGGACGCCGACCCGCAGCCGGCCATCGTCtgggcgtcctcctcctccgtcTATGGCCTCAACGACCGCGTCCCCTTCTCGGAGGCGCACCGCACCGACCAGCCGGCGTCGCTCTACGCCGCCACCAAGAAGGCCGGCGAGGAGATCACCCACACGTACAACCACATCTACGGCCTCTCCGTCACGGGGCTCCGCTTCTTCACCGTGTACGGGCCCTGGGGCCGCCCCGACATGGCCTACTTCTCCTTCACCCGGAACATCCTCCAGGGGAAGCCCATCACGGTGTACCGGGGCAGGGACCATGTCGACCTCGCCCGGGACTTCACCTACATCGACGACATCGTGCGCGGCTGCCTGGCGTCGCTGGACACGGCGGGgtggagcaccggcaccggcggCAAGAAGCGCGGCCCGGCACCGTACAGGATCTTCAACCTCGGGAACACGTCACCGGTGACGGTGCCCACGCTGGTGTCCATCCTGGAGAGGTACCTGCGggtgaaggcgaagaagaacgtGGTGGAGATGCCCGGCAATGGCGACGTGCCGTACACGCACGCCAACATCAGCCTGGCCCGGGAGCAGCTCGGGTACAAGCCGACGACGAGCCTGGAGATGGGGTTGAAGAAGTTCGTGAGGTGGTACCTCTCCTACTATGGATACAATCGGGGAACGCATACCTTCAGGAACTCATGATGAGTAAATACTCCGTGATTCTGCCTGGGTCTTCCACACTCTGATCAGAGACTGACATTCTTTTGGTTCTGGGGAAGGATTCTGTAGTTGTTGATCAGGAGAGGAGGGAACAGCGATAGAGCGATAGAGTCAGAAGGGCGAGCAGTTGCTCGGGGGATGGCAGAGTACATCCttaccagcttccggagccacgaccccaCCATCCAACTGACTCCcgtcctggtcggacccctccgggcaaCGGCAGCCACCGCGCAAGAGGGAGTCCAGGAGGCAGCCGACATGGTCGTGGCTCGTATCCGACGCCGCCCCGAACCTGCACAGAGTGGGGgtgcctccggaccaccagaacaATAGTACTagtatctttttgttgtttcttttgtaatataacctttgttattgtaagataactttgtgatgttgtgtacaTTATTCGTAATGCATTTGAGTATTTCGTGCGTCTActtttgcgaaaaacttagctgttttcctgatTGTCGATCTGTAAAGCGTTCTCGAGCACACCGAGGTCCcatggccccctgggaggtagtcgcgataggtcgggactagctgccatagaaccgaggtcctgtacatgacttaggatcgacgtttagtagacgtccccatgAGGTCCCAGTCTGGCCAGCAAAGGCCCCCTGAGTTGCGTAGCGAGTCAAAGCACCAGGGCCTAAGTTCGGGGATcaaaggggtcccggccccggGTCCATGGTTCTAGGTACAACGGTACTGACcctaggggggcagggcgtgtaggcttagagTACGGAACCAGACTAAGCGGCTACACGACACTGAACCCTAGCGAAGAACGAGCAATAAATTTAATATCGAAGTGGACGCATGACCCACATATCAGATATTAAACTGATAAGAACAGATATTACACTTGATCTTAGCCAAAAGGCCGAGAAAGGTATGCTTTGGGACGGAGCCCTGGGTCTCCTTATATAGCGAGTCGACGCCTCCGTGCTGCTTGGCTGGGCGAGGTGGGACTAAGCAACTGAACGCACTGCCGCTGCGCGTCTGTGCCGGGGCGGGCGAGCGCTCTGGCAGATGTGAGGGCCGCGGCCCAACGAGTGATTCCGCCTTCGCCGCCCTTTCTTAGTTAGGCCCACTACCAGAGTAGTAGGACAGGATGGCGAAGCCCAACCTAGCAGATGCCTCTGCCTTTTCTCAGTTCTTCTTCTACTCTATCGACCGTTCTTTGCCAAAGGATTTTATACCGGTCGTTTTTTCATTCTAATGAAAAAGCTTACACTGATCATCATTCAAGTATCTTTCAAAATTTATATCGAGTGATACTTAAATAATACGGGAAGTATTTAACGGAGAAGGAGAAGGTACGTACTGAGCTTTCCAAGTCTTTGGACATTGCGCCGTGTGAAGGAGCAGAATCTACAAAGAATCAATTCATGAGATCCGAACACTTTCGAGCTAACCTTGAACGACGAGGTTGGAATGCTGGATAGGAGAGGCCCCATCGACATCAATTTTAAAGCAGAAGCCACTTTTTTTGCTGTTCATGACATAGGCCATTGGGGCACTCCACTGAAAAATAGCTGGTCGTGGTAAAATGATTCCTCGTCGAATCGGaatcatcatcggcaaagtgGCATCAACTTCGTGGAGTCCACCCAAGTACCCCAAGTGTCCCCTAGCTCTTCTGTTTAGTTGAAACTAAGGCAAGATTTGGTTCAGCACGTTGCCACCTTCGAGTCTACTTGAGGCCAACTGCAGAAGCACACCCGGTGCCATGGTGGAATGCTAAGAAGGGACGTAGAGTTCTTACGCGCGACATATGACAAGTGGCCTATTAGCTCAGTTGGTTAGAGCGTCGTGCTAATAACGCGAAGGTCGCAGGTTCGAGACCTGCATGGGCCATATCTATTTTTTGCCCATTCGGTATTGTTTTTTGGATTTCTCCGTTCTCATTTTTCCAATGCCATTTTTTCCCTATTGATCTTTCTAGCGGCGACCCATGCCGGGAGAGCGAAAAAAATCTGGGTGCCGGTAGCGGGAGGGGCGAGCAGCGCCGCCGGCAGATTGGCCGGCCGGGGATGTCGACCACGGTGGGGCGGGCTTGGGGCTCGGGCCTTGGGCAGTAGGCTAGGCCAAGTGTGCTCTCTGTTGTCTGTACTTGGACCCCGTCGGACCACTTCTTGGACTCAGCACGCCGTCCGTGTCCGGGCCATTTCAGTCTCAAGATCATGCCTGCATTTCTCCAATCCACGACAAAATCGGGCATCCAAAGTCGCAAACCTATCGTGCCGACCTAGGCTAGAATATCCGTGCGCCGCCATTGAACTACGGCAGCGATGATGACAAGGCTAGGTGCTATGAATCGTTCATTTGTTGGATGGCATTAAGGGTCTCTGTTTGGCATTGTTCCTCGAGTAGTTCCCAGCTAATTTTGGGTGGAGCCTTCCAAATAACATTTTACAGTAACTTCTAAGAAATGATCTTCTAAGATGTTGGGAGCTAAAAAAAACTAATTTTCTTATCCACTTCTCTTTCAGAATTACCTACTCCATAAAGTTTAGGAAAAAATCTAAATTACTCCCCTCAACTATAGCCAAAATCCGGATAACCTCCTAAACTATCGTTTGGTTCATTTTACCCACCAAACTATGCCCTTTAGTTCAAATTACCCTCTAATACAATTTGTATTTTTCTTTCTCCATGCATAGGTGGAGTTTtaaaatgaaattttataagatGATAGTACACATCATAACACATGTTAAAAAAAATACATCATAATTTTCTTATCATTATTTTGGTAGGTTAGGATatttaataataaattaatcattgGAGTTCAAAATTATATGAAAAATAATGATGAAAAaattatattttttaaaaaaatatgcaTTATGATGTCCATTACTACATTGcaaaatttgaaaataaaatTCAACTTGTCTATGGAGGAAAAAAAAGACAAATTGTATTGTGGGGGTAAAACGAACTAGTTTAGGGGTCAATTAAACCAAGTCATAGTTTAGAGGGTTCTTCAGACCTTGGCTATACTTGAAGGGAATAAATTGAAATTTTTCCTAAAATTTATTATAGAGATCCACGGAAGACCACTTCTCCTAGAGAATCACATGCGGATAAGCTCTACGAAACATGAACGGGTAAGGCATGATGTTTTCTTATGCTTTTAAGCATTCGACACACTAGGATGCATATTTTGAAATATTTACTAGACAACTAGCCGGATGGTTTACCACAATTGTGCAACTAGCAGGAGTGTGAATTCGTGCCTCCGAGGTCGCCACCGATACTCTTTACTTCAATTAATCAAGCTACTTGCCTGAGTTGTCTTAGGACCTGTTTGGACAAACTCTAGATTTTGTAGATTGTGGAATGTTAACATTTGGATTTTTAGAGTTGAACTGTAAAAGCTAGGTTAAGAGTTTAGGCAGCTTGTATGATTCTACAATCGAGGTGTTTGGATCACAAGTTGGAATTCAGAAAGCTAGATCCTGCAATCTGGTGGATGTGGATCCAGAGGTTCCGTTCCATTTCACTGTTGCGGTTCCAACATCATCAAACGGTACTGTAAAACGCACACAAGGGAATGCTGATTTGACACAGCCCCCAATCTAAGGTAAAAAGTTTAGATATTTAGTGGGTTAAAAACAGGCAGCCAATGAGACATCAAGGAGCTACAGAGCAGAATCGTAGGGTTGGTTGAACAGTACAGGACGTGTAGGTACTGGGTAGGCAGCAGCAGATCTGAAGCTTGTCTGTCTGTTTCTTCCCCCAGCCCCTGCTGGGCTGGCTGCTGCACACTCCTCGGCAGGGCGAGAGGACGCCGAGAGAGCGAGCAGCTTGTTTGCAAGCAACAAAAGCTTTCC
The Panicum hallii strain FIL2 chromosome 6, PHallii_v3.1, whole genome shotgun sequence genome window above contains:
- the LOC112897414 gene encoding UDP-glucuronate 4-epimerase 1-like, with product MRVLEEDLYPSTPGKVKVERAGSMSRHIHRCFASTGTMFLWALFLVAMTATYLSVHSFVDTSSRYFTASWGGLHWERQIWASASPRRPPGSAEGAGLSVLVTGAAGFVGTHCALALRKRGDGVVGIDNFNSYYDPSLKKARRVLLGSHGVFVVEGDINDGRLLAKLFDVVPFTHVLHLAAQAGVRYAMENPASYVHSNIAGLVSLLEACKDADPQPAIVWASSSSVYGLNDRVPFSEAHRTDQPASLYAATKKAGEEITHTYNHIYGLSVTGLRFFTVYGPWGRPDMAYFSFTRNILQGKPITVYRGRDHVDLARDFTYIDDIVRGCLASLDTAGWSTGTGGKKRGPAPYRIFNLGNTSPVTVPTLVSILERYLRVKAKKNVVEMPGNGDVPYTHANISLAREQLGYKPTTSLEMGLKKFVRWYLSYYGYNRGTHTFRNS